From Vitis vinifera cultivar Pinot Noir 40024 chromosome 5, ASM3070453v1, the proteins below share one genomic window:
- the LOC104879383 gene encoding ankyrin repeat-containing protein ITN1 isoform X3 encodes MVISIQPTIPFFEGNGYDTWSIKMRTLFISEDLWELVDKGYVEEEIPRDAMRDVRKNDAKALFFIQQAISESIFPQISKAMKSKEAWDSLQTKYQSTSLDAAQDGDGSQTDIPLMDDSVYEAAAKGDIEALKKIPESEFHAQLSPKHNTILHIASEFAREGHLKVVEALINAARKPTLDIETGPGPHKVMLRMKNKGKDTALHEAVRYGNREVVKLLIKEDPDLVYGANDSGITPLYMAAEGRFRAIVEIIIDESKETGTSPPYIGGLFLIVR; translated from the exons ATGGTTATCTCAATCCAACCTACCATCCCATTTTTTGAAGGAAATGGATATGATACTTGGAGCATAAAGATGAGGACTCTTTTTATCTCCGAAGATCTGTGGGAGCTTGTGGATAAGGGTTATGTAGAAGAGGAAATTCCAAGAGATGCTATGAGAGATGTACGAAAGAATGATGCCAAGGCAttgttttttattcaacaaGCAATCTCGGAGagtatttttcctcaaatttcgAAGGCAATGAAGTCTAAGGAAGCATGGGACAGTTtgcaaacaaaatatcaaagcaCAAGCCTG GATGCAGCTCAAGATGGAGATGGTAGCCAAACTGACATCCCTCTCATGGATGACTCTGTGTATGAGGCAGCAGCGAAGGGCGACATTGAAGCTCTGAAGAAAATTCCAGAGTCCGAATTTCATGCCCAATTAAGCCCAAAGCATAACACAATACTCCATATTGCAAGTGAATTCG CAAGGGAAGGGCATTTGAAGGTCGTGGAAGCTCTTATAAATGCTGCAAGAAAACCTACACTAGATATTGAAACTGGGCCTGGACCACATAAGGTTATGCTGAGGATGAAAAATAAGGGGAAAGACACAGCCTTGCATGAGGCAGTGCGATATGGAAATCGTGAGGTGGTGAAGTTATTGATCAAGGAGGACCCCGATTTGGTCTATGGTGCTAATGATTCAGGTATCACTCCTCTTTACATGGCTGCAGAGGGACGATTTAGAGCCATAGTGGAAATAATCATAGATGAAAGTAAGGAAACTGGTACTTCACCCCCTTACATTGGCGGACTTTTCTTAATAgtacggtaa
- the LOC104879383 gene encoding uncharacterized protein LOC104879383 isoform X1 gives MVISIQPTIPFFEGNGYDTWSIKMRTLFISEDLWELVDKGYVEEEIPRDAMRDVRKNDAKALFFIQQAISESIFPQISKAMKSKEAWDSLQTKYQSTSLDAAQDGDGSQTDIPLMDDSVYEAAAKGDIEALKKIPESEFHAQLSPKHNTILHIASEFGKIECVNWILDFPSSSSLLRCPNLNEDTPLHLAAREGHLKVVEALINAARKPTLDIETGPGPHKVMLRMKNKGKDTALHEAVRYGNREVVKLLIKEDPDLVYGANDSGITPLYMAAEGRFRAIVEIIIDESKETGTSPPYIGGLFLIVR, from the exons ATGGTTATCTCAATCCAACCTACCATCCCATTTTTTGAAGGAAATGGATATGATACTTGGAGCATAAAGATGAGGACTCTTTTTATCTCCGAAGATCTGTGGGAGCTTGTGGATAAGGGTTATGTAGAAGAGGAAATTCCAAGAGATGCTATGAGAGATGTACGAAAGAATGATGCCAAGGCAttgttttttattcaacaaGCAATCTCGGAGagtatttttcctcaaatttcgAAGGCAATGAAGTCTAAGGAAGCATGGGACAGTTtgcaaacaaaatatcaaagcaCAAGCCTG GATGCAGCTCAAGATGGAGATGGTAGCCAAACTGACATCCCTCTCATGGATGACTCTGTGTATGAGGCAGCAGCGAAGGGCGACATTGAAGCTCTGAAGAAAATTCCAGAGTCCGAATTTCATGCCCAATTAAGCCCAAAGCATAACACAATACTCCATATTGCAAGTGAATTCGGTAAAATAGAGTGTGTGAATTGGATCCTTGATTTTCCCTCATCTTCATCTCTGCTGCGATGCCCTAATTTGAATGAGGACACTCCCCTTCACCTTGCAGCAAGGGAAGGGCATTTGAAGGTCGTGGAAGCTCTTATAAATGCTGCAAGAAAACCTACACTAGATATTGAAACTGGGCCTGGACCACATAAGGTTATGCTGAGGATGAAAAATAAGGGGAAAGACACAGCCTTGCATGAGGCAGTGCGATATGGAAATCGTGAGGTGGTGAAGTTATTGATCAAGGAGGACCCCGATTTGGTCTATGGTGCTAATGATTCAGGTATCACTCCTCTTTACATGGCTGCAGAGGGACGATTTAGAGCCATAGTGGAAATAATCATAGATGAAAGTAAGGAAACTGGTACTTCACCCCCTTACATTGGCGGACTTTTCTTAATAgtacggtaa
- the LOC104879383 gene encoding uncharacterized protein LOC104879383 isoform X2 — MRTLFISEDLWELVDKGYVEEEIPRDAMRDVRKNDAKALFFIQQAISESIFPQISKAMKSKEAWDSLQTKYQSTSLDAAQDGDGSQTDIPLMDDSVYEAAAKGDIEALKKIPESEFHAQLSPKHNTILHIASEFGKIECVNWILDFPSSSSLLRCPNLNEDTPLHLAAREGHLKVVEALINAARKPTLDIETGPGPHKVMLRMKNKGKDTALHEAVRYGNREVVKLLIKEDPDLVYGANDSGITPLYMAAEGRFRAIVEIIIDESKETGTSPPYIGGLFLIVR; from the exons ATGAGGACTCTTTTTATCTCCGAAGATCTGTGGGAGCTTGTGGATAAGGGTTATGTAGAAGAGGAAATTCCAAGAGATGCTATGAGAGATGTACGAAAGAATGATGCCAAGGCAttgttttttattcaacaaGCAATCTCGGAGagtatttttcctcaaatttcgAAGGCAATGAAGTCTAAGGAAGCATGGGACAGTTtgcaaacaaaatatcaaagcaCAAGCCTG GATGCAGCTCAAGATGGAGATGGTAGCCAAACTGACATCCCTCTCATGGATGACTCTGTGTATGAGGCAGCAGCGAAGGGCGACATTGAAGCTCTGAAGAAAATTCCAGAGTCCGAATTTCATGCCCAATTAAGCCCAAAGCATAACACAATACTCCATATTGCAAGTGAATTCGGTAAAATAGAGTGTGTGAATTGGATCCTTGATTTTCCCTCATCTTCATCTCTGCTGCGATGCCCTAATTTGAATGAGGACACTCCCCTTCACCTTGCAGCAAGGGAAGGGCATTTGAAGGTCGTGGAAGCTCTTATAAATGCTGCAAGAAAACCTACACTAGATATTGAAACTGGGCCTGGACCACATAAGGTTATGCTGAGGATGAAAAATAAGGGGAAAGACACAGCCTTGCATGAGGCAGTGCGATATGGAAATCGTGAGGTGGTGAAGTTATTGATCAAGGAGGACCCCGATTTGGTCTATGGTGCTAATGATTCAGGTATCACTCCTCTTTACATGGCTGCAGAGGGACGATTTAGAGCCATAGTGGAAATAATCATAGATGAAAGTAAGGAAACTGGTACTTCACCCCCTTACATTGGCGGACTTTTCTTAATAgtacggtaa